One region of Triticum aestivum cultivar Chinese Spring chromosome 6B, IWGSC CS RefSeq v2.1, whole genome shotgun sequence genomic DNA includes:
- the LOC123140067 gene encoding putative disease resistance protein RGA4 yields the protein MEAAIGAANWLVGKLLNKLSDELVAAYVASSELGLNSEQIKTRLKYMQGLLHAAQDRDVSSNPGLQSLLEDLSKKADEAEDALDELHYFMIQDQLDGTQEAAPELGDGLHGLALHGRHAARHTIGNWLPCFSCSRTQDDVPSLPDAINNTHDATKSESGNDGGHVDKLSFDRVAMSNKIKTVMEEMNSICGPVSDLLKIENHSSTATSTTGTPKRPPTGSVVSQDKLYGRRAIFEQTVSALTGSTYLDENLSILPFVGPGGMGKTTFTQHLYNDKRIEGCFTVRVWVCVSTDFDVLNLTRQILRCIPAIEREEHKCTVETANLDQLQKSIAERLKSKRFLVVLDDIWKCNTESDWKNLLAPFTKGETKGSMVLVTTRFPFIAQMVKTTDPVELHGLEPNEFFKFFETCIFGLSKPGHYEDDLIDVARDIANKLKGSPLAANTVGRLLKKNHSREYWLGVLEKNEWKNAKDYDDIMPCLKISYDYLPFLLKKCFSYFSLFPEDYVFYNLEITSFWIAIGILDSSCQENNNYLEELVDNGFLIKGVDRSNVQYYVMHDLLHELSRSVSSQECVNISSLSFSFDDIPRSVKHLSITIEKIYDESFGEEIGKLKRMIDVSSLRSLMIFGLHGATIANILKYTFEEIKGLRVLIIAMNTLESLTNYFSNLFHLQFFKIRSPYPLKEITLPSTLSRLYHLKFLDLNHWSGSEKLPKDVSRLVNLRHFLSSKELHSNIPEVGKMKCLHELKEFNVKKEGVGFEMKELGELRELGGKLTICNLENVASKGEASEAKLRNKRNLKELRLVWGTKHQTVDDDVLDGLQPDANLRVLGIINPGVGPCPRWLCADIISTKRLESLHLEGLSWCPLPAFEQLPHLSRLTLKNVAGMTVFGPGFSGVTESSFMHLKTLEFEDMPELQKWVREPNSRLFSRLESIKLGGCPLLPFFPFLESSDLFTNLCSLHIDNCPVLSHFPPMPHASTLTDIRVKNGGSELLYDGKELIIEGYAGALAFHNMDKVEVMKIKDVSHISFSDLQLLNSLRSIHFKKCDDMFSAEMADSVVLPSVQNLGIEKLCITGELFSKILRCFSALSQLTIKKCESLELLYVDDGGLSGLKMLQSFTGFNCGNLFSRWPMGEVGGGAHAIKPFPTSLRELDIFLESSMKSMGLLSNLTSLTSLKLLACYELTMDGFNPLITVNLKKLTVYDMHPEEDNISIAGDLLSEIARSNFMNAGSFQLEEFVVDSISAVLTAPICRHLAASLHTLKFSSDQRAMTFTEEQEQALQLLSSFQHLEFHDCNNLQSLPKVLCGLSSLKRLTIWGCEKILSLPPEEGLPASLEILEVMYCSPEVIEQAEKLAERDPWFSVEIYE from the exons ATGGAGGCCGCTATCGGTGCAGCGAACTGGCTTGTCGGCAAGTTGCTGAATAAGCTCTCCGATGAGTTGGTGGCCGCGTATGTGGCCAGCTCCGAGCTCGGCCTCAACTCCGAGCAAATCAAAACAAGGCTCAAGTACATGCAAGGGCTGCTGCATGCAGCGCAGGACAGGGATGTGAGCAGCAACCCTGGCCTGCAGAGCTTGCTCGAGGACCTGAGCAAAAAGGCTGATGAGGCTGAGGACGCACTGGACGAGCTCCACTACTTCATGATCCAGGACCAGTTGGACGGCACCCAGGAGGCCGCCCCGGAGCTGGGTGATGGTCTCCATGGTCTTGCTCTCCATGGTCGCCATGCTGCTCGCCATACCATCGGTAACTGGCTTCCATGCTTTTCTTGCTCACGTACTCAAGATGATGTTCCTTCTCTTCCTGATGCCATCAATAACACACACGACGCAACCAAGTCTGAGAGTGGTAATGATGGTGGCCATGTTGATAAGTTGTCTTTTGATAGAGTAGCTATGTCCAACAAAATCAAGACAGTAATGGAGGAAATGAACTCCATATGTGGACCCGTCTCTGACTTGCTCAAAATTGAAAACCATAGTAGCACCGCAACAAGCACAACTGGCACCCCAAAAAGGCCTCCCACAGGTTCAGTAGTTTCACAAGATAAATTGTACGGAAGAAGAGCCATCTTTGAGCAAACTGTAAGTGCGCTCACTGGTAGCACATATCTTGATGAAAACCTTTCTATTCTGCCTTTTGTTGGCCCTGGGGGTATGGGAAAGACAACCTTCACCCAACACTTGTATAATGATAAAAGGATCGAGGGATGCTTCACAGTTAGGGTCTGGGTATGTGTCTCAACTGATTTTGATGTGCTCAATCTCACTCGACAGATCCTTAGATGCATACCTGCAATTGAAAGAGAAGAACACAAATGTACTGTTGAGACTGCCAATTTAGACCAGCTTCAAAAATCCATTGCAGAGAGGCTGAAGTCCAAAAGGTTTTTAGTTGTCTTGGATGACATTTGGAAATGCAATACTGAAAGTGATTGGAAGAACCTATTAGCTCCATTCACAAAGGGGGAAACCAAGGGTAGCATGGTTCTCGTCACAACTCGGTTTCCATTTATAGCTCAAATGGTGAAAACAACTGATCCAGTAGAACTGCATGGTTTGGAACCTAATGAATTCTTCAAATTCTTTGAAACATGTATATTTGGTCTTAGCAAACCTGGGCATTATGAAGATGACTTAATTGATGTTGCAAGAGATATTGCAAATAAACTAAAGGGTTCACCACTAGCAGCCAACACAGTTGGTCGGTTATTGAAGAAAAACCATTCTCGGGAATATTGGCTGGGAGTTCTTGAAAAGAATGAGTGGAAAAATGCAAAAGATTATGATGATATTATGCCTTGTTTGAAAATTAGTTATGATTACCTTCCTTTccttctaaaaaaatgtttttcatATTTTTCTCTCTTCCCCGAAGATTATGTGTTTTACAATTTAGAAATTACTAGCTTTTGGATCGCGATTGGTATCTTAGACTCTAGTTGTCAAGAGAATAATAATTACTTAGAAGAACTAGTGGACAATGGTTTTCTCATAAAGGGAGTTGATAGGTCTAATGTTCAATACTATGTGATGCATGATTTATTGCATGAACTATCCCGGAGTGTTTCATCACAAGAATGTGTCAATATAAGTAGTTTAAGTTTCAGTTTTGATGATATCCCACGATCTGTTAAACACTTGTCGATCACCATAGAGAAAATATATGATGAAAGTTTTGGGGAGGAAATAGGTAAATTGAAGCGCATGATAGACGTTTCAAGTTTACGTTCTTTGATGATTTTTGGATTACATGGTGCAACAATAGCTAATATTTTAAAATATACATTTGAAGAAATAAAGGGTCTCCGGGTTCTAATTATAGCAATGAACACTCTAGAATCTTTGACGAACTATTTTTCGAACCTTTTTCACCTCCAATTCTTTAAAATTAGATCACCTTATCCCTTGAAAGAAATAACTTTACCTAGCACATTGTCTAGATTGTACCACTTGAAATTTCTGGACCTCAATCACTGGAGTGGTAGTGAAAAGTTGCCTAAAGACGTTAGCCGCCTTGTGAATTTACGACATTTTCTTTCTTCCAAAGAACTCCATTCCAATATTCCTGAGGTTGGAAAGATGAAGTGTTTACATGAGCTAAAAGAGTTCAATGTTAAGAAAGAGGGTGTTGGATTTGAAATGAAAGAGTTGGGGGAGTTGAGAGAGCTCGGGGGTAAACTCACAATATGCAATCTTGAAAATGTGGCATCCAAGGGAGAAGCTAGTGAAGCCAAACTGAGGAACAAAAGAAATCTGAAAGAGTTGAGATTAGTATGGGGTACAAAGCACCAGACTGTAGATGATGATGTTCTTGATGGTCTTCAACCAGATGCTAATCTTAGGGTGCTTGGCATTATAAATCCCGGTGTTGGTCCATGTCCTAGATGGTTGTGTGCTGATATTATTAGCACAAAAAGGTTGGAGTCCCTTCATCTAGAAGGTCTTTCTTGGTGTCCTCTTCCAGCTTTTGAGCAGTTACCACACCTCAGCAGACTCACTTTGAAGAATGTTGCTGGGATGACTGTGTTTGGGCCTGGCTTTAGTGGTGTTACCGAAAGTAGCTTCATGCACTTGAAGACACTTGAATTTGAGGATATGCCAGAGCTTCAGAAGTGGGTCCGGGAACCTAATAGTCGTCTATTTTCAAGGCTTGAAAGCATCAAACTTGGAGGTTGTCCCCTTCTCCCTTTTTTTCCCTTCTTGGAGAGCTCTGACCTATTTACCAACCTGTGTAGTCTTCATATTGATAACTGTCCCGTGTTGTCTCACTTCCCACCAATGCCTCACGCCTCCACACTAACAGATATTCGTGTGAAAAATGGTGGGTCGGAGCTATTATATGATGGTAAGGAATTGATAATTGAAGGGTATGCCGGTGCTTTGGCCTTCCACAATATGGATAAAGTAGAGGTTATGAAAATTAAGGATGTGTCACACATTTCGTTTTCAGACCTCCAATTACTAAATTCGTTGCGAAGTATACATTTCAAGAAATGCGACGACATGTTTTCTGCAGAAATGGCTGACAGTGTTGTCCTCCCTTCAGTTCAGAATCTTGGCATAGAGAAATTATGTATTACTGGAGAATTATTTTCAAAGATTTTGAGGTGTTTCTCGGCCCTTTCCCAGCTTACAATCAAAAAGTGTGAGAGCCTTGAACTTTTGTATGTGGATGATGGAGGACTCTCGGGCCTCAAGATGCTCCAATCATTTACAGGATTCAATTGTGGGAACCTGTTCTCTCGGTGGCCCATGGGCGAAGTAGGTGGAGGAGCTCATGCCATCAAGCCTTTCCCTACTTCCCTCAGGGAGCTTGATATTTTCTTAGAGTCAAGCATGAAGTCAATGGGACTGCTCTCAAACCTCACATCTCTCACTAGTCTAAAACTGCTCGCTTGTTATGAATTAACAATGGATGGGTTTAATCCTCTCATCACAGTAAACCTCAAGAAATTGACCGTATATGATATGCATCCAGAAGAAGATAACATCTCTATAGCAGGGGATCTGCTCTCAGAGATTGCAAGGAGCAACTTTATGAATGCAGGTTCATTTCAGTTGGAAGAATTTGTGGTGGATAGCATCTCGGCAGTGCTTACTGCTCCCATTTGCAGACATCTTGCTGCTAGCCTCCACACATTGAAGTTCAGTTCTGATCAAAGGGCGATGACCTTCACGGAAGAGCAAGAGCAAGCACTTCAGCTTCTCAGCTCCTTCCAACATCTAGAATTTCATGATTGCAACAATCTGCAGTCCCTCCCTAAAGTGCTATGTGGCCTTTCTTCTCTCAAGAGACTAACGATCTGGGGTTGTGAGAAAATCCTTTCCCTGCCGCCCGAGGAGGGCCTCCCCGCTTCACTGGAAATCCTAGAAGTAATGTATTGTAGTCCTGAGGTAATTGAGCAGGCCGAGAAATTGGCAGAAAGGGACCCATGGTTTTCGGTAGAAATATATG AGTAG